One region of Caldimonas thermodepolymerans genomic DNA includes:
- a CDS encoding barstar family protein yields MLLQTVRPNIVQAIRAFRVEDLMQTAQDTGQHFLYANLGNAQTKQDVLETIAESFLFPPHFGKNFDALYDCMTDLVHKAGPQPGFIVVLEQIPDNPRFDREAREQLLDVFRDAADFWAERKIPFRCFYSFL; encoded by the coding sequence ATGCTTTTGCAGACCGTCCGTCCGAACATCGTCCAGGCCATACGCGCATTCCGCGTCGAGGACCTGATGCAGACCGCGCAAGACACCGGTCAGCATTTCCTGTACGCCAACCTGGGCAACGCCCAGACCAAGCAGGACGTGCTGGAAACCATCGCGGAGTCGTTCCTGTTCCCGCCGCACTTCGGCAAGAACTTCGACGCGCTGTACGACTGCATGACCGACCTGGTGCACAAGGCCGGCCCGCAGCCGGGCTTCATCGTCGTGCTGGAGCAGATTCCCGACAACCCGCGCTTCGACCGCGAGGCGCGCGAGCAGCTGCTGGACGTGTTCCGCGACGCGGCCGATTTCTGGGCCGAACGGAAGATCCCCTTCAGGTGCTTCTATTCTTTTCTGTAG
- a CDS encoding DUF4148 domain-containing protein: MNIKKTLTVAALSAFAVAGAYAQEATKDDVSIADSIVSTKTREQVKAELAEALKQGGRQAVFAGEATYFPADRSAQPGRTRAEVREEAIKAMQERRRSNVVDEYNIGG; encoded by the coding sequence ATGAACATCAAGAAGACCCTCACCGTCGCTGCCCTGTCCGCCTTCGCCGTGGCCGGTGCCTATGCACAGGAAGCCACCAAGGACGACGTCTCGATCGCCGACAGCATCGTCTCGACCAAGACCCGCGAGCAGGTCAAGGCCGAACTGGCCGAAGCGCTGAAGCAGGGTGGCCGCCAGGCCGTGTTCGCCGGCGAAGCGACCTACTTCCCGGCCGACCGCAGCGCCCAGCCCGGCCGCACTCGCGCCGAAGTGCGCGAGGAAGCGATCAAGGCCATGCAGGAGCGTCGCCGCTCGAACGTCGTCGACGAATACAACATCGGCGGCTGA
- the rsmA gene encoding 16S rRNA (adenine(1518)-N(6)/adenine(1519)-N(6))-dimethyltransferase RsmA, with protein sequence MKHIPRKRFGQHFLADSAVLDAIVRAIDPQPGQALVEIGPGLGALTDPLVQRCERLTVIELDRDLARRLRARPELTVVEADVLKVDFRALAAQAGRKLRVVGNLPYNISSPIAFHLLAQVDVVEDQHFMLQKEVVDRMAAGPGDADYGRLSVMLQWRYDIESLFEVPPEAFDPPPRVDSAVVRMVPLPEPPQLDAALLEELVQVAFSQRRKLLRHTLGRWLEARGFAGDFDVQRRAEEVPVAEYVALAQQVPAAA encoded by the coding sequence GTGAAGCACATCCCGCGCAAGCGCTTCGGCCAGCACTTCCTGGCCGACTCGGCGGTGCTCGACGCCATCGTGCGCGCCATCGACCCGCAACCGGGGCAGGCGCTGGTCGAGATCGGCCCCGGCCTCGGGGCGCTCACCGACCCGCTGGTGCAACGCTGCGAGCGGCTGACCGTCATCGAGCTGGACCGCGATCTTGCCAGGCGGCTGCGCGCGCGGCCCGAGCTGACGGTCGTCGAGGCCGACGTGCTGAAGGTGGACTTCCGCGCGCTGGCCGCGCAGGCCGGGCGCAAGCTGCGCGTGGTCGGCAACCTGCCGTACAACATCTCCTCGCCGATCGCCTTCCACCTGCTGGCCCAGGTCGACGTGGTCGAGGACCAGCACTTCATGCTGCAGAAGGAGGTGGTCGACCGCATGGCCGCCGGCCCCGGCGATGCCGACTACGGGCGCCTGAGCGTGATGCTGCAATGGCGCTACGACATCGAGTCGCTGTTCGAGGTGCCGCCCGAGGCCTTCGACCCGCCGCCGCGCGTCGATTCCGCGGTGGTGCGCATGGTGCCGCTGCCCGAGCCGCCGCAGCTGGACGCGGCCCTGCTCGAGGAACTGGTGCAGGTGGCGTTCTCGCAGCGCCGCAAGCTGCTGCGCCACACGCTCGGCCGCTGGCTCGAGGCGCGCGGCTTTGCCGGCGACTTCGACGTGCAGCGGCGCGCCGAGGAGGTGCCGGTGGCGGAATACGTCGCGCTGGCGCAGCAGGTGCCTGCCGCGGCCTGA
- a CDS encoding DNA alkylation repair protein: MKEAPAAPLLKDGFDAATVRAIAEAVAAAHPGFAADRFTAHCLDGFAALSLMARVHRVAQALHAHLALPFGPAVAVLRQAMGEPGPSRRAPEGITVFRHAPYLQFVAEAGLGEPEAALDALEWMTRHFTGEFAIRPFLQHHLERTLARMQRWCAHPDARVRRLASEGARPLLPWGRRVAQLIAQPALTVPLIDALAGDPDEVVRRSAANHLNDLSRLDAALALEVARRWQARALPDGGRTLQRALRTLVKQGRPEALALLGYAVDAPFVLEEFELDRREVPIGGRLVLCFALRCAPGRGGRACVDYAIGYASGNGRPRRKVFKGTVRELPGGAVQRFAFARDFVVRSTRRLYSGAHRAEVLVNGRVLGALDFELTDGGA; encoded by the coding sequence ATGAAGGAGGCCCCTGCCGCGCCGCTGCTGAAGGACGGTTTCGACGCCGCCACCGTGCGCGCGATCGCCGAGGCGGTCGCGGCGGCGCATCCCGGCTTCGCGGCCGACCGCTTCACGGCGCACTGCCTGGACGGGTTCGCGGCCCTGAGCCTGATGGCGCGGGTGCACCGCGTCGCGCAGGCGTTGCACGCGCACCTTGCGCTGCCGTTCGGGCCGGCGGTCGCGGTGCTGCGGCAGGCGATGGGCGAGCCCGGGCCGTCGCGCCGCGCGCCCGAGGGCATCACCGTGTTCCGCCACGCGCCGTACCTGCAGTTCGTCGCCGAGGCGGGCCTGGGCGAACCGGAGGCAGCGCTCGACGCGCTGGAATGGATGACGCGCCACTTCACCGGCGAGTTCGCGATCCGCCCTTTCCTGCAGCACCACCTGGAGCGCACGCTGGCGCGCATGCAGCGCTGGTGCGCCCATCCCGACGCGCGGGTGCGGCGCCTGGCGAGCGAAGGCGCGCGCCCGCTGCTGCCCTGGGGGCGGCGCGTGGCGCAGCTGATCGCGCAGCCGGCGCTGACCGTGCCGCTGATCGACGCGCTGGCCGGCGACCCGGACGAGGTGGTGCGCCGCTCGGCCGCCAACCACCTGAACGACCTCAGCCGCCTCGATGCCGCGCTGGCGCTCGAGGTGGCGCGCCGCTGGCAGGCCCGTGCACTGCCCGACGGCGGGCGCACCCTGCAGCGGGCGCTGCGCACGCTGGTCAAGCAGGGCCGCCCCGAGGCGCTGGCGCTGCTCGGCTACGCGGTCGATGCGCCCTTCGTGCTGGAGGAGTTCGAGCTGGACCGCCGCGAGGTGCCGATCGGCGGACGGCTGGTGCTGTGCTTTGCCCTGCGCTGCGCGCCGGGGCGCGGCGGGCGGGCCTGCGTGGACTATGCGATCGGCTATGCGAGCGGCAACGGCCGGCCGCGCCGCAAGGTGTTCAAGGGCACGGTGCGCGAGCTGCCGGGCGGCGCGGTGCAGCGGTTCGCGTTCGCGCGCGACTTCGTCGTGCGCAGCACGCGCCGGCTGTACTCCGGGGCGCACCGCGCCGAGGTGCTGGTCAACGGCCGGGTGCTGGGGGCGCTCGACTTCGAGCTGACCGACGGCGGCGCCTGA
- a CDS encoding peptidylprolyl isomerase: MTRLPSFRRHAVRWTGALLAAWSVLLSPAVQAQPAAAAPRTVDYIVAVVDQELVTNSEVQQRLQRIEQEAERNGARLPPRDELRAQVVEALINERAQLSYAKLVGLRIDEAEIDRAVNNVAAQNQLTLPQLRERLREQGMDFARFRNNIRDELLLVRLREREVQRRIKISDAEIEDYLRQLRAQSGGATEYDIAQILIAVPEGATPEQEAELQQRAQQVLEQARAGTPFEELVRSHSQGPNRDQGGRLGLRPAERLPDLFVQSVAGLQAGEVAPQLVRSGAGFHILKLADRKDRQGLAITQTRARHILLRISPQLTQQTALRRLAEYKRRIEQGEAGFAQIAREVSEDGSAPYGGDLGWANPGQFVPEFEQVMNRLAVGQISDPFLSRFGAHLVQVTDRRQSELDARQQRELATNALRERKYEQAYQEWAREIRAQAYVEMREPPQ, translated from the coding sequence ATGACCCGTCTTCCTTCCTTCCGGCGCCACGCCGTCCGCTGGACCGGCGCGCTGCTCGCCGCCTGGTCCGTCCTGCTGTCGCCCGCCGTGCAGGCGCAGCCGGCTGCGGCCGCGCCGCGCACCGTGGACTACATCGTCGCCGTCGTCGACCAGGAGCTGGTCACCAACAGCGAGGTGCAGCAGCGCCTGCAGCGCATCGAGCAGGAGGCCGAGCGCAACGGCGCGCGCCTGCCGCCGCGCGACGAGCTGCGCGCCCAGGTGGTCGAGGCGCTGATCAACGAGCGGGCGCAGCTGTCCTACGCCAAGCTGGTGGGCCTGCGCATCGACGAGGCGGAGATCGACCGCGCGGTCAACAACGTCGCCGCCCAGAACCAGCTGACCCTGCCGCAGCTGCGCGAACGCCTGCGCGAGCAGGGCATGGACTTCGCGCGCTTCCGCAACAACATCCGCGACGAGCTGCTGCTGGTGCGCCTGCGCGAGCGCGAGGTGCAGCGCCGCATCAAGATCAGCGATGCCGAGATCGAGGACTACCTGCGCCAGCTGCGCGCCCAGTCGGGGGGAGCCACCGAGTACGACATCGCGCAGATCCTGATCGCGGTGCCCGAAGGGGCGACGCCCGAGCAGGAGGCCGAGCTGCAGCAGCGCGCGCAGCAGGTGCTGGAGCAGGCGCGGGCCGGCACGCCGTTCGAGGAGCTGGTGCGCTCCCACTCCCAGGGCCCCAACCGCGACCAGGGCGGGCGCCTGGGCCTGCGTCCGGCCGAACGCCTGCCCGACCTGTTCGTGCAGTCGGTGGCCGGCCTGCAGGCCGGCGAGGTGGCGCCGCAGCTGGTGCGCTCCGGCGCCGGCTTCCACATCCTCAAGCTGGCCGACCGCAAGGACCGCCAGGGCCTGGCGATCACGCAGACGCGCGCCCGCCACATCCTGCTGCGCATCTCGCCGCAGCTGACCCAGCAGACCGCGCTGCGGCGCCTGGCCGAGTACAAGCGGCGCATCGAGCAGGGCGAGGCGGGCTTCGCGCAGATCGCGCGCGAGGTCTCCGAAGACGGCAGCGCGCCTTATGGCGGCGACCTCGGCTGGGCCAACCCCGGCCAGTTCGTGCCCGAGTTCGAGCAGGTGATGAACCGGCTCGCGGTGGGCCAGATCTCAGATCCCTTCCTGTCGCGCTTCGGTGCGCACCTGGTGCAGGTCACCGACCGGCGCCAGTCCGAGCTGGATGCGCGCCAGCAGCGCGAGCTGGCCACCAACGCGCTGCGCGAGCGCAAGTACGAGCAGGCCTACCAGGAATGGGCGCGCGAGATCCGCGCCCAGGCCTACGTCGAGATGCGGGAACCGCCCCAGTGA
- a CDS encoding LysR family transcriptional regulator, whose translation MDRLHSMRVFAKVIEEGSFAGAARALDLSAAVVTRLVADLEAHLGVRLIQRTTRRLALTAVGETYLERVRQILSDIDEAEALASASVNDPKGHLRVLVPASFAVHQLAKHLPAFREQYPRVTLDIAAAGMIDTADEAYDVSILIVGPRPLSGDFVARRLAVSEAVTCAAPEYLKRYGRPQRPEELVRHECLVPDLPNTPRLWRFQRGAEGQASPETVEIEPRATLTASHVGTLRAAAFAGLGIVALPSFMVDDALREGALERILPDWRIVTLTIYAAMPSRKYVPARTRAFMDFLVQAFGASEHDPWLAAAGCETALPAPGAASAPGRAAA comes from the coding sequence ATGGATCGACTGCATTCGATGCGCGTCTTCGCGAAGGTGATCGAGGAAGGCAGCTTTGCCGGGGCCGCGCGGGCGCTGGACCTGTCCGCGGCGGTCGTGACGCGGCTGGTGGCCGACCTGGAGGCCCACCTCGGGGTGCGGCTGATCCAGCGCACCACGCGCCGGCTGGCGCTGACGGCGGTCGGCGAGACCTACCTGGAGCGGGTGCGGCAGATCCTGTCGGACATCGACGAGGCCGAGGCGCTGGCCAGTGCCTCGGTCAACGACCCCAAGGGCCACCTGCGCGTGCTGGTGCCGGCCTCGTTCGCGGTGCACCAGCTGGCCAAGCACCTGCCGGCGTTCCGCGAGCAGTACCCGCGGGTGACGCTGGACATCGCGGCGGCGGGCATGATCGACACGGCCGACGAGGCCTACGACGTGTCCATCCTCATCGTCGGCCCGCGCCCGCTGAGCGGCGACTTCGTCGCGCGACGCCTGGCGGTCAGCGAGGCGGTGACCTGCGCCGCGCCGGAGTACCTGAAGCGCTACGGCCGCCCGCAGCGGCCCGAGGAGCTGGTGCGCCACGAATGCCTGGTGCCGGACCTGCCGAACACCCCGCGCCTGTGGCGCTTCCAGCGCGGCGCCGAGGGCCAGGCCTCGCCCGAGACGGTGGAGATCGAGCCGCGCGCGACGCTGACCGCCTCGCACGTGGGCACGCTGCGCGCGGCCGCGTTCGCGGGGCTGGGCATCGTCGCGCTGCCCTCGTTCATGGTGGACGACGCGCTGCGCGAGGGGGCGCTGGAGCGCATCCTGCCCGACTGGCGCATCGTGACGCTGACCATCTATGCCGCGATGCCCAGCCGCAAGTACGTGCCGGCGCGCACGCGGGCCTTCATGGATTTCCTGGTGCAGGCCTTCGGCGCCAGCGAGCACGACCCCTGGCTGGCTGCGGCCGGCTGCGAGACCGCGCTGCCCGCCCCGGGCGCCGCGTCGGCGCCGGGCCGGGCGGCGGCCTGA
- a CDS encoding LPS-assembly protein LptD, giving the protein MVRLLSADSFLRRPAAVAAAGLLAAACAAQAQGRGEAQLPIRIEANELTGRPDHSTVAEGQVELSRGATSIRADRLEYRQADGIARATGNVRISREGNVFTGPEVQIQLDRYEGHFVEPTYFFSATQAGGQAERIEFLGRDRLAASNASYSSCTPDDDGGYAWLLTASRVTLDFENNEGTAEGAVLRFYGVPLLAVPYLSFPVSEQRKSGWLPPTFGLDSKSGFELAVPYYWNIAPNYDLTLTPTLITKRGAALGTEFRYLQPGFSGELSTHVLPDDRVHGGTRWSTHFLHRGRLPGDGLYEIDAQRVSDDDYWKDLDRHIDGLTERLLAGNARAQWWHGNTELYARVQRWQVLQDLDAPIDSPYSREPQLGVRHRHEFGAGLRASVEAEVNRFAQHDQGVLSQRPDATRAHVLGSLSWSVVDTPGWFLTPSVSFNAASYRIDRDDGRRNVSRVIPTFSVDTGWVFERPSTWFGRRYVQTLEPRLLYVNTPYRRQDDIPTFDTAPKDLNFTSLFTQNPFSGVDRVADAHEITAGAYTRFFDEATGAEALRLGLAQRYLFREQRITAEGTPSDERFSDVLLLGSTNLIPDWTLSGFAQYNPDRERTVRSTLSARYSPGPFRTIGGSYSLVRNSSEQLDIGWQWPVYEADRSAAGSGACVGSLYSVGRVNYSMRDERLTDTLFGFEYDAGCWIGRLVIERRSISRSDAATRLMFQLEFVGLSRLGSSPLRALKDNIPGYQLLREDRAQP; this is encoded by the coding sequence TTGGTCCGCCTGCTGTCCGCAGACTCGTTCCTTCGTCGTCCTGCCGCCGTCGCGGCGGCAGGGCTGCTGGCGGCCGCGTGCGCGGCGCAGGCGCAGGGCCGCGGCGAGGCCCAGCTGCCGATCCGCATCGAGGCCAATGAGCTGACGGGCCGCCCCGACCACTCGACGGTGGCCGAAGGGCAGGTGGAGCTGTCGCGCGGCGCCACCAGCATCCGCGCCGACCGGCTCGAGTACCGCCAGGCCGACGGCATCGCGCGCGCCACCGGCAACGTGCGCATCAGCCGCGAGGGCAACGTCTTCACCGGTCCCGAGGTGCAGATCCAGCTCGACCGCTACGAGGGCCACTTCGTCGAGCCGACCTATTTCTTCTCCGCCACCCAGGCCGGGGGGCAGGCCGAGCGCATCGAGTTCCTCGGCCGCGACCGGCTGGCCGCCAGCAACGCCAGCTATTCGAGCTGCACGCCCGACGATGACGGCGGCTATGCCTGGCTGCTGACCGCCTCGCGCGTGACGCTGGACTTCGAGAACAACGAGGGCACCGCCGAAGGCGCGGTGCTGCGCTTCTACGGCGTGCCGCTGCTGGCGGTGCCGTACCTGAGCTTTCCGGTCAGCGAGCAGCGCAAGTCCGGCTGGCTGCCGCCGACCTTCGGCCTGGACAGCAAGAGCGGCTTCGAGCTGGCGGTGCCGTACTACTGGAACATCGCGCCGAACTACGACCTCACGCTCACGCCCACGCTGATCACCAAGCGCGGCGCGGCGCTGGGCACCGAGTTCCGCTACCTGCAGCCGGGTTTCTCGGGGGAGCTGTCCACCCATGTGCTGCCCGACGACCGCGTCCACGGCGGCACGCGCTGGTCGACGCACTTCCTGCACCGCGGCCGGCTGCCGGGCGACGGCCTGTACGAGATCGACGCGCAGCGCGTCTCCGACGACGACTACTGGAAGGACCTGGACCGCCACATCGACGGGCTGACCGAGCGGCTGCTGGCCGGCAACGCGCGCGCCCAGTGGTGGCACGGCAACACCGAGCTCTATGCGCGGGTGCAGCGCTGGCAGGTGCTGCAGGACCTGGACGCGCCGATCGACTCGCCCTATTCGCGCGAGCCGCAGCTGGGCGTGCGGCACCGCCACGAGTTCGGCGCGGGCCTGCGCGCCTCGGTCGAGGCCGAGGTCAACCGCTTCGCGCAGCACGACCAGGGCGTCCTGTCGCAGCGCCCCGACGCCACCCGTGCCCACGTGCTGGGCAGCCTGAGCTGGTCGGTGGTCGACACCCCGGGCTGGTTCCTCACCCCGAGCGTGAGCTTCAACGCCGCCAGCTACCGCATCGACCGCGACGACGGCCGGCGCAACGTCTCGCGCGTGATCCCCACCTTCAGCGTCGACACCGGCTGGGTGTTCGAGCGGCCGAGCACATGGTTCGGCCGCCGCTACGTGCAGACTCTGGAACCGCGCCTGCTGTACGTGAACACGCCGTACCGCCGGCAGGACGACATCCCGACCTTCGACACCGCGCCGAAGGACCTGAACTTCACCAGCCTGTTCACGCAGAACCCGTTCTCGGGCGTGGACCGCGTGGCCGACGCGCACGAGATCACCGCCGGCGCCTACACCCGCTTCTTCGACGAGGCCACCGGCGCCGAGGCGCTGCGCCTGGGGCTGGCGCAGCGCTACCTGTTCCGCGAGCAGCGCATCACCGCCGAGGGCACGCCCTCGGACGAGCGCTTCAGCGACGTGCTGCTGCTGGGCTCGACCAACCTGATCCCGGACTGGACGCTGTCCGGCTTCGCCCAGTACAACCCCGACCGCGAGCGCACCGTGCGCTCGACCCTGTCGGCGCGCTACTCGCCCGGGCCGTTCCGCACCATCGGCGGCAGCTACAGCCTGGTGCGGAACTCCAGCGAGCAGCTCGACATCGGATGGCAGTGGCCGGTGTACGAGGCGGACCGCTCGGCCGCCGGCTCCGGCGCCTGCGTCGGCTCGCTCTACAGCGTCGGGCGCGTCAACTACAGCATGCGCGACGAGCGCCTGACCGACACGCTGTTCGGCTTTGAGTACGACGCGGGCTGCTGGATCGGCCGCCTGGTGATCGAGCGGCGCTCGATCAGCCGCAGCGACGCCGCCACCCGGCTGATGTTCCAGCTGGAGTTCGTGGGCCTGTCGCGGCTGGGTTCCAGCCCGCTGCGGGCCTTGAAGGACAATATCCCCGGCTACCAGCTGTTGCGCGAGGATCGCGCGCAGCCCTGA
- a CDS encoding ribonuclease domain-containing protein, which produces MASAARSVRKQSLQQVKVAVVAAVLAALSPSLAPAKGVVPEAAASLPTVALTELPRQAQETHRLIRKGGPFPYEKDGTVFFNRERLLPASPRGYYREYTVKTPGVRHRGARRIVCGGRIPTTPDNCYYTDDHYASFRRIVD; this is translated from the coding sequence GTGGCATCCGCTGCTCGGTCAGTCCGGAAGCAGTCGCTCCAGCAGGTCAAAGTCGCTGTCGTCGCAGCAGTCCTGGCGGCCTTGAGTCCGAGCCTCGCTCCTGCCAAGGGCGTAGTACCGGAAGCAGCAGCCAGTCTCCCCACCGTCGCGTTGACGGAGCTGCCCAGGCAGGCGCAGGAAACCCACCGACTCATCCGCAAGGGAGGCCCCTTCCCTTACGAGAAGGACGGGACGGTCTTCTTCAACCGCGAGCGGCTGCTGCCTGCCTCTCCGCGCGGTTACTACCGCGAGTACACCGTGAAGACGCCTGGCGTGCGCCATCGCGGCGCCCGGCGCATCGTCTGCGGCGGCAGGATCCCGACCACCCCTGACAACTGCTACTACACCGACGACCACTACGCGAGCTTTCGCCGGATCGTCGACTGA
- a CDS encoding aminoglycoside phosphotransferase family protein, with protein sequence MTSTITWADDRRRAAFEHWIARLGRHGIDPQSVRSASADASFRRYFRVDGGTRSYIVMDAPPAHEDCRPFVKVAGLLRGAGLNAPQVLEWDEAAGFMLLSDLGSTTYLAQLDAGSAPGLYDDATSALVRMQQIDAEHEVPPYDEALLTRELQLFPDWYINRHSGLQLSAREQEQLQRSFALILRVCLAQPRVLVHRDYHSRNLMVSGPVGSPENPGILDFQDAVWGPITYDLVSLLRDAYIEWEEEQQIDWAVRYWEKARKAGLPVAADFGEFWRDFEWMGLQRHLKVLGIFCRLNYRDGKDGYLKDLPLVWRYAHRVATRYSVLTPLARLLERLVGQEPQVGYTF encoded by the coding sequence ATGACGTCCACGATCACCTGGGCCGACGACCGCCGCCGGGCCGCCTTCGAACACTGGATCGCCCGCCTGGGCCGCCACGGCATCGACCCGCAATCGGTGCGCAGCGCCAGCGCCGACGCGAGCTTTCGCCGCTACTTCCGCGTCGACGGCGGCACGCGCAGCTACATCGTGATGGACGCGCCGCCCGCGCACGAGGACTGCCGCCCCTTCGTGAAGGTGGCCGGCCTGCTGCGCGGCGCGGGGCTGAACGCGCCGCAGGTGCTCGAGTGGGACGAGGCCGCGGGCTTCATGCTGCTGTCGGACCTGGGCTCGACGACCTACCTGGCGCAGCTCGACGCCGGCAGCGCCCCGGGCCTGTACGACGACGCCACCAGCGCGCTGGTGCGCATGCAGCAGATCGACGCGGAGCACGAGGTGCCGCCCTACGACGAGGCCCTGCTCACGCGCGAGCTGCAGCTGTTTCCCGATTGGTACATCAACCGCCACAGCGGCCTGCAGCTGAGCGCCCGGGAGCAGGAGCAGCTGCAGCGCAGCTTCGCGCTGATCCTGCGCGTGTGCCTGGCGCAGCCGCGCGTGCTGGTGCACCGCGACTACCACTCGCGCAACCTGATGGTCAGCGGCCCGGTCGGCTCGCCGGAGAACCCCGGCATCCTCGACTTCCAGGACGCGGTGTGGGGCCCGATCACCTACGACCTGGTCTCGCTGCTGCGCGACGCCTACATCGAGTGGGAGGAAGAGCAGCAGATCGACTGGGCGGTGCGCTACTGGGAGAAGGCGCGCAAGGCCGGCCTGCCGGTGGCGGCCGACTTCGGCGAGTTCTGGCGCGACTTCGAATGGATGGGGCTGCAGCGCCACCTCAAGGTGCTGGGCATCTTCTGCCGCCTCAACTACCGCGACGGCAAGGACGGCTACCTCAAGGACCTGCCGCTGGTGTGGCGCTACGCCCACCGGGTGGCGACCCGCTACAGCGTGCTGACGCCGCTGGCGCGCCTGCTCGAGCGCCTGGTCGGGCAGGAGCCGCAGGTCGGCTACACCTTCTGA